In a single window of the Xylanimonas protaetiae genome:
- a CDS encoding heme-degrading domain-containing protein yields the protein MTETTQDLAAVIARVEEEERELVLPAFTHDDAWRLGCLLVELAEERDLPVTVDIRKGTQQVFHAARSGTTPDNDSWVQRKVNTVYRFGASSYLVGRRHAAGGKDFNEASGLPFQEYVAHGGAFPVRVEGVGIVGVVTVSGLAQADDHALAVEALRAFRA from the coding sequence ATGACCGAGACCACGCAGGACCTCGCCGCCGTCATCGCCCGCGTCGAGGAGGAGGAGCGCGAGCTCGTGCTCCCCGCGTTCACCCACGACGACGCCTGGCGGCTCGGCTGCCTGCTCGTCGAGCTCGCCGAGGAGCGCGACCTGCCCGTCACGGTCGACATCCGCAAGGGCACCCAGCAGGTGTTCCACGCCGCCCGCTCCGGCACGACGCCGGACAACGACTCGTGGGTGCAGCGCAAGGTCAACACCGTCTACCGGTTCGGGGCGTCGTCGTACCTGGTGGGCCGCCGCCACGCGGCCGGGGGCAAGGACTTCAACGAGGCGAGCGGCCTGCCGTTCCAGGAGTACGTGGCGCACGGCGGCGCGTTCCCGGTCCGCGTCGAGGGCGTCGGCATCGTGGGCGTGGTGACGGTCTCGGGGCTCGCCCAGGCGGACGACCACGCGCTCGCCGTCGAGGCGCTGCGCGCGTTCCGCGCCTGA
- a CDS encoding GmrSD restriction endonuclease domain-containing protein, translating to MNAARSRRRPPWWAVLSAVVVGIVVAVGSAHADDDAAPVPSASATLAVTDAGSPTSQVPAEPQQDEPAGTPVDGPTDASGAAPAGGPTDGSGAAPAGPQADAPAAQGSALAAVAELAVKGRAPKTGYSRDAFGPAWADVDRNGCDTRNDVLHRDLVDVTTRPGTHGCVVQTGTLHDPYSGEVVAFERGETTSSLVQIDHVVALSDAWQKGAQQWTPETRRQLANDPLNLRAVKGSLNSQKGDGDAATWLPPSKAYRCAYVARQVAVKHAYGLWVTEAERDAMVRVLSACPDEPLPTGGPEEAPAAPVPPPAALEPAPAAAPEAPAGGDVSFQNCAAARAAGAAPLHRGDPGYRSQMDGDDDGVACE from the coding sequence GTGAACGCCGCACGATCCCGCCGTCGCCCTCCGTGGTGGGCCGTCCTGTCCGCTGTCGTCGTCGGCATCGTCGTCGCCGTGGGGTCGGCCCACGCCGACGACGACGCCGCACCGGTCCCGTCGGCGTCCGCGACGCTCGCCGTCACCGACGCAGGGAGCCCGACGTCGCAGGTCCCCGCCGAGCCCCAGCAGGACGAACCCGCGGGCACGCCGGTAGACGGGCCTACGGACGCGTCGGGCGCCGCGCCGGCAGGCGGTCCCACTGACGGGTCGGGCGCCGCGCCGGCAGGCCCGCAGGCGGACGCGCCCGCTGCGCAGGGCTCGGCGCTGGCGGCCGTCGCCGAGCTGGCCGTCAAGGGCCGCGCACCGAAGACGGGCTACAGCCGTGACGCGTTCGGCCCGGCGTGGGCCGACGTCGACCGCAACGGCTGCGACACCCGCAACGACGTCCTGCACCGCGACCTCGTGGACGTCACGACCCGCCCGGGGACGCACGGCTGCGTGGTGCAGACCGGCACGCTGCACGACCCCTACTCGGGTGAGGTCGTCGCGTTCGAGCGCGGCGAGACGACGAGCTCGCTCGTGCAGATCGACCACGTCGTCGCACTGTCCGACGCCTGGCAGAAGGGTGCCCAGCAGTGGACGCCCGAGACCCGCCGGCAGCTCGCCAACGACCCGCTCAACCTGCGCGCCGTCAAGGGCTCGCTCAACTCCCAGAAGGGCGACGGCGACGCCGCCACGTGGCTGCCGCCGAGCAAGGCGTACCGCTGCGCGTACGTCGCGCGGCAGGTCGCTGTGAAGCACGCCTACGGCCTGTGGGTCACGGAAGCGGAGCGCGACGCGATGGTGCGCGTCCTGTCGGCGTGCCCGGACGAGCCGCTGCCCACGGGCGGGCCCGAGGAGGCGCCGGCCGCCCCGGTGCCCCCGCCGGCAGCCTTGGAGCCCGCGCCGGCAGCGGCGCCGGAGGCCCCGGCCGGTGGCGACGTCTCCTTCCAGAACTGCGCCGCCGCGCGCGCCGCGGGCGCGGCCCCGCTGCACCGCGGCGACCCGGGCTACCGCTCGCAGATGGACGGCGACGACGACGGCGTCGCCTGCGAGTAG
- a CDS encoding sensor histidine kinase produces MARLPRDGRRRRPTLYRTVKDLPLHDPTRTGVLLATINVVLYSLMSLATWAGWGGWYIAANSGAGILAEALAVTVINLTYGLLVVGGTFLLHPRRWPPRVRYVLIAAVSLVASFPRTLAMRGVHSTPADTTYMLTEWVAGFTAGFVAVAAGVFTAELVSRARAEEARRLRAARSAARAVAELQSEEMRVRRMVADRLHGTLQYRMVTVTAGLDGVAARLDDGAPAAEAAADVRQWAERLEEIREEEIRSLSHAVFPAGIELGTVRALELMLRRLPPQIEAHLDIGPALQRLVDEVEKPIPPAERLVAVYAIEEGITNALRHGRASRIWLAAEVVPTDDPLAWVLDVTVDDDGSGLAQAEPELSGLSRHAERLEGRGGYLTLGPSPRGGARLHFQLPFTRTLHGEGAAGALGSPA; encoded by the coding sequence ATGGCCCGCCTCCCGCGCGACGGGCGACGACGTCGGCCCACGCTCTACCGCACCGTGAAGGACCTGCCGCTGCACGACCCGACGCGGACCGGGGTGCTGCTCGCGACCATCAACGTGGTCCTCTACTCGCTCATGTCGCTGGCCACGTGGGCCGGCTGGGGCGGCTGGTACATCGCGGCCAACTCGGGCGCCGGCATCCTCGCCGAGGCCCTCGCCGTCACGGTCATCAACCTCACGTACGGCCTGCTCGTGGTGGGCGGGACGTTCCTGCTGCACCCGCGGCGCTGGCCGCCGCGCGTGCGGTACGTGCTCATCGCGGCGGTGTCGCTCGTCGCCTCGTTCCCCCGCACGCTCGCCATGCGCGGCGTCCACTCGACCCCCGCCGACACCACGTACATGCTCACCGAGTGGGTGGCCGGCTTCACCGCCGGGTTCGTCGCCGTGGCCGCGGGCGTGTTCACCGCCGAGCTCGTCAGCCGCGCCCGCGCCGAGGAGGCCCGCCGCCTGCGCGCCGCGCGCAGCGCCGCCCGCGCCGTCGCCGAGCTCCAGTCCGAGGAGATGCGCGTGCGCCGCATGGTCGCCGACCGCCTCCACGGCACCCTCCAGTACCGCATGGTCACCGTCACCGCGGGCCTCGACGGCGTCGCCGCACGCCTCGACGACGGCGCCCCCGCCGCCGAGGCCGCCGCCGACGTGCGCCAGTGGGCCGAACGCCTCGAGGAGATCCGCGAAGAGGAGATCCGCTCGCTGAGCCACGCCGTGTTCCCCGCCGGCATCGAGCTCGGGACCGTGCGCGCCCTCGAGCTCATGCTGCGCCGCCTGCCCCCGCAGATCGAGGCGCACCTCGACATCGGGCCTGCCCTCCAGCGACTCGTCGACGAGGTCGAGAAGCCGATCCCGCCCGCCGAGCGCCTCGTCGCGGTCTACGCCATCGAGGAGGGCATCACCAACGCGCTGCGGCACGGCCGCGCGTCGCGGATCTGGCTCGCCGCCGAGGTGGTCCCCACCGACGACCCCCTCGCCTGGGTGCTCGACGTCACCGTCGACGACGACGGCAGCGGCCTCGCGCAGGCCGAGCCCGAGCTGAGCGGGCTGTCCCGGCACGCGGAGCGTCTCGAGGGGCGCGGCGGGTACCTGACGCTCGGGCCCAGCCCGCGCGGCGGGGCACGCCTGCACTTCCAGCTGCCGTTCACGCGGACGCTGCACGGCGAGGGGGCCGCGGGCGCGCTGGGCTCGCCGGCCTGA
- a CDS encoding response regulator transcription factor yields MDQEIRVGIVEDEALMRGMLEQTLSAEENLRVVHSVPGATEARLVFTPGSVDVALLDVHLADGNGVALGVQLQRQDPNLAVMLLSSEDVMGLYTSVQNEAPKAWSYLSKRSSFARDVLVRAVAATAHGQVVLDPYLVQRSEPRAGSAVADLTPAQFGVLRLVAEGLSNQAVAERLGINTRSVESHLKSIYQRLGIDGDGSNRRVAAVLAFIEQTGRAWRT; encoded by the coding sequence ATGGACCAGGAGATCAGGGTCGGCATCGTCGAGGACGAGGCGCTCATGCGCGGGATGCTCGAGCAGACGCTGTCCGCCGAGGAGAACCTGCGCGTCGTGCACTCCGTGCCCGGCGCCACCGAGGCGCGCCTCGTCTTCACGCCGGGCTCCGTCGACGTCGCCCTGCTCGACGTGCACCTCGCGGACGGCAACGGTGTCGCGCTCGGGGTCCAGCTCCAGCGGCAGGACCCCAACCTGGCGGTCATGCTCCTGTCGTCCGAGGACGTCATGGGGCTCTACACGTCCGTGCAGAACGAGGCGCCGAAGGCGTGGTCGTACCTGTCGAAGCGGTCGAGCTTCGCCCGCGACGTGCTCGTGCGGGCCGTCGCCGCGACCGCCCACGGGCAGGTCGTGCTCGACCCCTACCTGGTCCAGCGGTCCGAGCCGCGCGCCGGGTCCGCCGTCGCCGACCTCACGCCCGCCCAGTTCGGCGTGCTGCGCCTCGTCGCGGAGGGCCTGTCCAACCAGGCCGTCGCCGAGCGCCTCGGCATCAACACGCGCTCCGTCGAGTCCCACCTCAAGTCGATCTACCAGCGCCTGGGCATCGACGGCGACGGCTCCAACCGCCGCGTGGCGGCCGTGCTCGCGTTCATCGAGCAGACCGGGCGAGCCTGGCGGACCTGA
- a CDS encoding uridine kinase, whose protein sequence is MRVEPVTVAALLDHVVERVTSRHGPGPVRVLVDGHPATRPEALADALVEPLRAAGRPVARIHTDDFLRPASLRLEHGRRDADALLDGWVDAGALNREVLTAVVESGRYLPSLRDPVTDRSTRAAYVEAAPGQVVVVSGSLALGLWLDVDLTVHLALTRPAETRGTPLADAWQLAAYDRYRQEVAPERAADVVVRYDDPRHPALVLRR, encoded by the coding sequence GTGCGCGTGGAACCGGTGACCGTCGCGGCCCTGCTGGACCACGTCGTGGAGCGCGTGACGTCGCGGCACGGCCCCGGCCCCGTGCGGGTGCTGGTCGACGGGCACCCCGCCACCCGGCCCGAGGCGCTCGCCGACGCGCTCGTCGAGCCGCTGCGCGCCGCGGGCCGCCCGGTGGCGCGCATCCACACGGACGACTTCCTGCGCCCGGCCTCCCTGCGCCTGGAGCACGGGCGGCGCGACGCCGACGCGCTGCTCGACGGCTGGGTCGACGCCGGCGCCCTCAACCGGGAGGTGCTCACCGCCGTCGTCGAGTCCGGGCGGTACCTGCCCTCGCTGCGCGACCCCGTGACGGACCGGTCGACGCGGGCCGCGTACGTCGAGGCCGCACCCGGGCAGGTGGTCGTCGTCTCGGGGTCGCTCGCGCTGGGCCTGTGGCTGGACGTCGACCTGACCGTGCACCTCGCCCTCACGCGGCCCGCGGAGACGCGCGGCACGCCGCTCGCCGACGCGTGGCAGCTCGCCGCGTACGACCGCTACCGGCAGGAGGTCGCCCCGGAGCGGGCCGCCGACGTCGTCGTGCGCTACGACGACCCGCGGCACCCCGCGCTGGTGCTGCGGCGCTGA
- a CDS encoding HupE/UreJ family protein produces MRAPARLAVVGVLALAALAPAATADAHGFSSTVYADVTSPADGVVRTELSLEYDLLVVSVAEHAHEPAFYDDGIDLVGTGKELGAVEKHADAVARYAGEQFVVTAGGQACQAALTDVPPRMEQREGVPYAVVTLDHTCPAADDHQIASSLFADDEGYVTGTVTVVQYDLDGRSGSAALKPGTPSFHTGQTTWQRFGEFFLLGAEHLLGGIDHILFLLALIVGSRRLREVVLAATSFTVAHSVTFVLAALGLVKAPAAVVEPVIAASIAVVAAWHLVTLWRESRGAGFVHVGALEPARTPWYALDRAGLLRLGVVFVFGLVHGLGFAGALGIDEAFSWRLLWSLLVFNVGIEVVQIGIIAVAFPLLVLLRRRAPRLAAAVGAGVATLVAGMGLIWFVQRLVGA; encoded by the coding sequence ATGCGCGCCCCCGCCCGCCTCGCCGTCGTCGGCGTCCTGGCGCTCGCCGCGCTCGCGCCCGCTGCGACCGCCGACGCCCACGGCTTCAGCTCCACCGTCTACGCCGACGTCACGTCCCCCGCGGACGGCGTCGTGCGCACCGAGCTGAGCCTCGAGTACGACCTGCTCGTCGTGTCTGTCGCCGAGCACGCCCACGAGCCCGCGTTCTACGACGACGGCATCGACCTCGTCGGCACGGGCAAGGAGCTCGGCGCCGTCGAGAAGCACGCTGACGCCGTCGCCCGGTACGCCGGCGAACAGTTCGTCGTCACGGCCGGCGGGCAGGCGTGCCAGGCCGCGCTCACGGATGTGCCGCCGCGCATGGAGCAGCGCGAGGGCGTGCCGTACGCCGTCGTCACGCTCGACCACACGTGCCCCGCGGCGGACGACCACCAGATCGCCTCGTCGCTCTTCGCCGACGACGAGGGCTACGTCACCGGCACCGTCACCGTCGTGCAGTACGACCTCGACGGCCGCTCCGGGAGCGCCGCGCTCAAGCCGGGCACACCGTCCTTCCACACCGGGCAGACCACCTGGCAGCGCTTCGGGGAGTTCTTCCTGCTGGGCGCCGAGCACCTGCTCGGCGGGATCGACCACATCCTGTTCCTGCTCGCGCTCATCGTCGGCTCGCGGCGCCTGCGCGAGGTGGTGCTCGCGGCGACGTCGTTCACGGTCGCGCACTCGGTGACGTTCGTGCTCGCGGCGCTGGGGCTGGTCAAGGCGCCGGCCGCCGTCGTCGAGCCGGTCATCGCGGCGTCCATCGCCGTCGTCGCGGCGTGGCACCTGGTCACCCTGTGGCGGGAGAGCCGCGGGGCCGGGTTCGTGCACGTGGGCGCGCTCGAGCCGGCCCGCACCCCCTGGTACGCGCTCGACCGCGCGGGCCTGCTGCGCCTGGGCGTCGTCTTCGTGTTCGGGCTCGTGCACGGGCTCGGGTTCGCGGGGGCGCTCGGCATCGACGAGGCGTTCTCGTGGCGCCTGCTGTGGTCGCTGCTCGTGTTCAACGTGGGCATCGAGGTGGTGCAGATCGGCATCATCGCCGTCGCCTTCCCGCTGCTGGTGCTGCTGCGCCGCCGCGCCCCGCGGCTCGCGGCCGCCGTCGGCGCGGGTGTCGCCACGCTCGTCGCCGGCATGGGCCTGATCTGGTTCGTGCAGCGCCTCGTCGGCGCCTGA
- a CDS encoding DUF4190 domain-containing protein, with protein sequence MTDPFAPPPPAGSTPPGPTPPGSTTPGPTPPGATPPGTPYVSGAGYPPPTDPSAGYPGSPPAAHDPYGQSPYGQSPYAQDPALSPQEPSAQAPYAPGPHAQPPYEQAPYPQSPYAQSPYATYGARPVPPGTDGISIAALVTGLVGLGVVPLVLGIVGVRRTSRSGQAGKGLAIAGIVLGALQVLFSIAVVLVLVVAGSRGVFNDGATEPGTYYGDNATLDRLWDACEAGDMASCDDLYDLSEEDSDYEYFGWTCGERTDTGDYCTKLDATN encoded by the coding sequence GTGACCGACCCGTTCGCCCCGCCCCCGCCCGCCGGATCGACACCCCCCGGGCCTACGCCTCCCGGGTCCACGACTCCTGGGCCCACGCCTCCTGGAGCGACGCCGCCCGGGACGCCCTACGTATCCGGCGCCGGCTACCCGCCGCCCACGGACCCGTCCGCCGGCTACCCCGGCTCGCCGCCGGCCGCCCACGACCCGTACGGGCAGTCGCCGTACGGGCAGTCGCCGTACGCACAGGACCCCGCGCTGTCCCCGCAGGAGCCGTCCGCGCAGGCTCCCTACGCTCCGGGGCCGCACGCCCAGCCCCCGTACGAGCAGGCGCCGTACCCGCAGTCCCCGTACGCGCAGTCCCCCTACGCGACGTACGGCGCCCGCCCGGTCCCGCCGGGGACCGACGGCATCTCGATCGCGGCGCTCGTCACCGGGCTCGTGGGCCTCGGCGTCGTGCCGCTGGTCCTCGGCATCGTCGGGGTGCGGCGCACGTCGCGCTCGGGGCAGGCGGGCAAGGGGCTGGCGATCGCCGGCATCGTGCTGGGCGCCCTGCAGGTGCTGTTCAGCATCGCCGTCGTCCTCGTGCTGGTCGTCGCGGGATCCCGGGGCGTGTTCAACGACGGCGCGACGGAGCCCGGGACGTACTACGGCGACAACGCCACGCTCGACCGCCTCTGGGACGCCTGCGAGGCGGGCGACATGGCGTCCTGCGACGACCTGTACGACCTGTCCGAGGAGGACAGCGACTACGAGTACTTCGGCTGGACGTGCGGCGAGCGCACCGACACGGGCGACTACTGCACGAAGCTCGACGCCACGAACTGA
- a CDS encoding VOC family protein, giving the protein MSETKGIGVVESVVLDVPDVAVAGAFWEELLGGRVIQEPSDDGAWLVVGTREGWLVAAQPAPDLVPARWPSQEHPQQLHLDLRVPDLAAATSAAVAQGATLLRENATWNTLADPAGHPFDLCLSDEVDRTTVWGVTFDVPDAAVAARFWSGVLGDEIAYEGDGMAMLGGPRTVMFQQVEDYNAPAWPDPARPQQVHLDLGIGDRDPDEAEAAVLALGATRLPGGGDTFRVFADPAGHPFCLCWG; this is encoded by the coding sequence ATGAGCGAGACCAAGGGGATCGGCGTCGTGGAGTCGGTGGTGCTGGACGTGCCCGACGTCGCCGTGGCCGGCGCGTTCTGGGAGGAGCTGCTCGGCGGGCGGGTGATCCAGGAGCCGAGCGACGACGGCGCCTGGCTGGTGGTGGGCACGCGGGAGGGGTGGCTCGTGGCCGCCCAGCCCGCGCCGGACCTGGTGCCGGCGCGGTGGCCCAGCCAGGAGCACCCGCAGCAGCTGCACCTGGACCTGCGCGTGCCCGATCTCGCCGCGGCGACGTCGGCGGCGGTGGCGCAGGGCGCGACGCTGCTGCGGGAGAACGCCACGTGGAACACGCTCGCCGACCCGGCGGGGCACCCGTTCGACCTGTGTCTGAGCGACGAGGTGGACCGCACCACCGTGTGGGGCGTGACGTTCGACGTGCCCGACGCCGCCGTGGCGGCCCGGTTCTGGTCGGGGGTGCTCGGCGACGAGATCGCCTACGAGGGCGACGGGATGGCGATGCTCGGCGGGCCGCGCACGGTGATGTTCCAGCAGGTGGAGGACTACAACGCGCCCGCCTGGCCCGACCCGGCACGGCCGCAGCAGGTGCACCTGGACCTGGGGATCGGTGACCGCGACCCCGACGAGGCAGAGGCCGCGGTGCTCGCCCTCGGCGCCACCCGGCTGCCCGGCGGCGGCGACACGTTCCGCGTGTTCGCCGACCCGGCGGGGCACCCGTTCTGCCTCTGCTGGGGGTGA
- a CDS encoding APC family permease, which yields MTSLARRLTTTDAVVVGLGSMIGAGVFAAFAPAARAVLPVGAGWALLVALAVAAAVAYANATSSAQLAAQYPVAGGTYVYGRERLGPWWGFLAGWGFVVGKTASCAAMALTFATYAVSDDAPTAVRRGVAALAVVVLAAVNYRGVTRTARAARWIVAFVLVALVVTLVVAWTSTSAPEAADNVGAGGVAGSGGMGLGGVRGAYGVLQAAGLLFFAFAGYARVATLGEEVRNPRVAIPRAIGVALAVVVALYAVVAVTLLATLGLDGVAATASPLAAAVAGLWVSPLVRVAAAAASLGALLALVAGVGRTTLAMAREGDLPRPLAAVHARFRVPHVAEVTLAVVVVVLVLTVDLRGAIGFSSFGVLVYYLVANLAAWTQTGADRRHPRALQAFGAAGCVVLVATLPWTSVAAGVGVLAAGVLVRAARLSRA from the coding sequence GTGACCTCCCTCGCCCGCCGCCTCACCACCACGGACGCCGTCGTCGTCGGCCTCGGCTCGATGATCGGGGCGGGCGTCTTCGCCGCGTTCGCGCCCGCGGCGCGGGCCGTGCTGCCCGTCGGGGCCGGGTGGGCGCTCCTGGTCGCGCTCGCCGTCGCCGCCGCGGTCGCCTACGCGAACGCGACGTCGTCGGCGCAGCTCGCCGCGCAGTACCCCGTGGCCGGCGGCACCTACGTGTACGGCCGCGAGCGCCTGGGTCCGTGGTGGGGCTTCCTCGCCGGGTGGGGGTTCGTCGTCGGCAAGACGGCGTCGTGCGCGGCGATGGCGCTCACCTTCGCGACGTACGCCGTGTCCGACGACGCGCCGACGGCGGTGCGGCGGGGCGTCGCGGCGCTCGCCGTCGTCGTGCTGGCGGCGGTGAACTACCGGGGCGTGACGCGCACTGCCCGGGCGGCGCGGTGGATCGTGGCGTTCGTGCTGGTGGCGCTCGTCGTGACGCTCGTGGTGGCGTGGACGTCGACGTCCGCTCCCGAGGCGGCCGACAACGTGGGCGCGGGCGGCGTCGCGGGCTCGGGCGGCATGGGCTTGGGCGGGGTGCGCGGCGCGTACGGGGTGCTGCAGGCGGCGGGCCTGCTGTTCTTCGCGTTCGCGGGGTACGCGCGCGTCGCGACGCTCGGCGAGGAGGTGCGCAACCCACGCGTCGCGATCCCGCGGGCGATCGGCGTCGCCCTCGCGGTGGTCGTCGCGCTCTACGCGGTGGTCGCGGTGACCCTGCTGGCGACCCTGGGGCTCGACGGGGTCGCGGCCACCGCCTCGCCGCTGGCCGCCGCCGTCGCCGGGCTGTGGGTCTCCCCGCTGGTGCGGGTCGCGGCGGCCGCGGCGTCGCTGGGGGCGCTGCTCGCGCTCGTCGCGGGCGTGGGGCGGACGACGCTCGCGATGGCGCGCGAGGGCGACCTGCCCCGGCCGCTCGCCGCGGTCCACGCGCGGTTCCGGGTGCCGCACGTGGCCGAGGTGACGCTCGCCGTGGTCGTGGTCGTGCTGGTGCTGACGGTGGACCTGCGCGGGGCGATCGGCTTCTCGAGCTTCGGCGTGCTCGTGTACTACCTGGTGGCGAACCTGGCCGCGTGGACGCAGACGGGCGCCGACCGGCGTCACCCGCGCGCGCTCCAGGCGTTCGGAGCGGCCGGTTGCGTCGTCCTGGTGGCGACGCTGCCGTGGACGTCGGTGGCGGCGGGCGTGGGCGTGCTGGCGGCGGGCGTGCTGGTGCGCGCGGCACGCCTGAGCCGGGCCTGA
- a CDS encoding SulP family inorganic anion transporter, translating to MPSVRSVLRSPRLLRTEVLAGLVTAFALIPEATAFSIVLGVDPRLGLFSSVVGAVAIAFLGGRPAMVSAAAGSVALVAVPLVRDHGADYLVVAVVLSGLLQVALGLAGVAKLMRFIPRSVMVGFVNGLAILIFWSQMRHLVHVPWAVYPLVAAGVAVVVLFPRLTRAVPAPLVAIALLTVVTVAGGIGVPTVGDEGALPQSLPSLLVPDVPLNLDTLRVVAPYVAGMALVGLLESLLTAKLVDDVTDTRSDKSREAWGLGVTNVLAGLFGGQGVCAMIGQTVINVRGAGARSRVSTFMAGVFVLVLVVGLGDVVARIPMAALVAVMVMVAVMTFDWRSVRPATLRRMPRSETTVMVATVVVTVTTSNLAVGVVVGVLVAMVMFARRVAHFTRVTPVDDVAGTALDAAVRRRTYVVEGELFFASSNDLVHQFDYADDPDDVVVDLSRAHVWDASTVATLDAVRARYEARGKRVTIVGANADTAARLERLSDR from the coding sequence GTGCCCTCCGTCCGATCCGTCCTGCGTTCTCCCCGCCTGCTGCGCACCGAGGTGCTCGCGGGGCTCGTCACGGCGTTCGCGCTGATCCCGGAGGCGACGGCGTTCTCGATCGTGCTGGGCGTCGACCCGCGGCTGGGGCTGTTCTCGAGCGTCGTGGGCGCGGTCGCGATCGCGTTCCTCGGCGGGCGGCCGGCCATGGTCTCGGCGGCCGCGGGCTCGGTGGCGCTCGTGGCGGTGCCCCTGGTGCGCGACCACGGCGCCGACTACCTCGTCGTGGCCGTCGTGCTCAGCGGGCTGCTCCAGGTGGCGCTCGGGCTCGCGGGGGTGGCGAAGCTCATGCGGTTCATCCCGCGCTCGGTGATGGTCGGGTTCGTCAACGGCTTGGCGATCCTCATCTTCTGGTCGCAGATGCGGCACCTGGTGCACGTGCCGTGGGCCGTGTACCCGCTGGTCGCGGCGGGCGTCGCCGTCGTCGTGCTGTTCCCGCGCCTCACCAGGGCCGTGCCGGCGCCGCTCGTCGCGATCGCGCTGCTCACGGTCGTGACGGTCGCCGGCGGCATCGGTGTCCCGACCGTCGGCGACGAGGGCGCGCTGCCGCAGTCGCTGCCGTCGCTGCTGGTCCCCGACGTGCCGCTGAACCTCGACACGCTGCGCGTCGTCGCCCCGTACGTCGCGGGCATGGCGCTCGTCGGCCTGCTCGAGTCGCTGCTGACGGCCAAGCTCGTCGACGACGTCACCGACACCCGCTCCGACAAGTCCCGCGAGGCCTGGGGCCTGGGCGTCACCAACGTGCTCGCGGGCCTGTTCGGCGGCCAGGGCGTGTGCGCGATGATCGGCCAGACGGTCATCAACGTGCGCGGCGCCGGGGCGCGCTCGCGCGTCTCGACGTTCATGGCCGGTGTGTTCGTGCTGGTCCTCGTGGTGGGCCTGGGCGACGTCGTCGCGCGCATCCCGATGGCGGCGCTCGTCGCGGTGATGGTCATGGTCGCTGTCATGACGTTCGACTGGCGCTCGGTCCGCCCCGCGACGCTGCGTCGCATGCCGCGCTCGGAGACGACGGTCATGGTCGCGACGGTCGTCGTCACCGTCACGACGAGCAACCTCGCGGTCGGCGTGGTCGTGGGTGTGCTGGTGGCGATGGTCATGTTCGCGCGGCGGGTCGCGCACTTCACCAGGGTCACGCCCGTGGACGACGTCGCCGGGACGGCTCTCGACGCCGCCGTCCGACGCCGCACGTACGTCGTCGAGGGCGAGCTGTTCTTCGCCTCCTCGAACGACCTGGTGCACCAGTTCGACTACGCCGACGACCCCGACGACGTCGTCGTCGACCTGAGCCGTGCGCACGTCTGGGACGCGTCCACCGTGGCGACCCTCGACGCCGTCCGCGCCAGGTACGAGGCGCGCGGCAAGCGCGTCACCATCGTGGGCGCGAACGCGGACACGGCGGCCCGGCTGGAGCGGCTCTCGGACCGCTGA